A single region of the Neotabrizicola shimadae genome encodes:
- a CDS encoding 3TM-type holin: MGLNIRNLGETLGDLAEGLVEGEPGIGQVPMRETATSTGKKGYDRAVDALNRLPRPVAALGALALMGFALVDPVGFEARMQALAAMPEEMWWLLGGVLTFTFGAREAFYIRAARKPNEAGERR; encoded by the coding sequence ATGGGACTGAACATCCGCAATCTGGGCGAGACTTTGGGCGATCTGGCGGAGGGGCTTGTGGAGGGCGAGCCGGGGATCGGACAAGTGCCGATGCGCGAAACCGCCACATCCACGGGAAAGAAGGGCTACGACCGCGCCGTCGACGCGCTGAACCGGCTGCCGCGGCCGGTGGCGGCGCTTGGGGCGCTGGCGCTGATGGGGTTCGCGCTGGTGGATCCCGTTGGCTTCGAGGCGCGGATGCAGGCGCTGGCCGCCATGCCGGAAGAAATGTGGTGGCTGCTTGGCGGTGTGTTGACCTTTACCTTCGGCGCGCGCGAAGCGTTCTACATCCGTGCTGCGCGGAAGCCCAACGAGGCCGGAGAGCGGCGCTGA
- a CDS encoding holin-associated N-acetylmuramidase has translation MRSVLSLAEEIVAREGGYVNDPVDPGGATNHGVTIGTLRRLGLDLTGDGRVSTADVRKLTRAQAVEIFIDHYWRRPGIERLPEDLQPAVFDMYVNAGANAVKILQRLLTRLGRPCPDDGIIGPRTVAAAYGAGGGIAEAYAIARRDYYYALADARPASRKYARRRDGGKGGWITRAEEFMAPQHRLSEAQHRERVAKWD, from the coding sequence ATGCGATCCGTCCTGTCCCTTGCCGAGGAGATCGTCGCCCGTGAGGGCGGCTATGTGAACGACCCCGTCGACCCTGGCGGTGCCACGAACCATGGGGTGACGATCGGCACCCTGCGCCGGTTGGGACTGGATCTGACGGGCGATGGCCGGGTGAGCACCGCCGATGTGCGCAAGCTGACACGGGCTCAGGCGGTCGAAATCTTCATCGACCACTACTGGCGGCGTCCCGGCATCGAACGGCTGCCCGAGGACCTGCAGCCCGCTGTCTTCGATATGTATGTCAACGCGGGTGCCAATGCGGTGAAGATCCTGCAGCGGTTGCTGACGCGCCTTGGGCGGCCTTGCCCGGATGACGGGATCATCGGACCGCGCACGGTGGCCGCGGCCTATGGCGCGGGAGGTGGTATCGCCGAGGCCTATGCCATAGCGCGCAGGGACTACTACTACGCCCTGGCCGATGCCCGGCCCGCCAGCCGCAAGTATGCCCGAAGACGCGATGGCGGGAAGGGCGGGTGGATCACGCGGGCCGAGGAGTTCATGGCGCCGCAGCATCGTCTGAGCGAGGCGCAGCATCGGGAAAGGGTGGCGAAATGGGACTGA
- the ccmE gene encoding cytochrome c maturation protein CcmE: MKGLKKQRRIQVIALAFVALAVSVGLIGYAMRDGINFFRSPAQVVSDPPRAGEVFRLGGLVEEGSLVRGQGETVSFAVTDGAAKVAVTYTGVLPDLFAEGQGVVAMGEMTGGTFTASEILAKHDETYMPAEVIDALKEQGTYVDPAAAGG, from the coding sequence CTGAAGGGTCTGAAGAAGCAGCGGCGCATCCAGGTCATTGCCCTGGCCTTCGTGGCCTTGGCGGTGTCTGTCGGTCTGATCGGCTATGCCATGCGCGACGGGATCAATTTCTTTCGTTCACCCGCTCAGGTCGTGTCGGACCCGCCGCGCGCGGGCGAGGTGTTCCGCCTGGGCGGGCTGGTGGAAGAGGGCAGCCTGGTGCGTGGGCAGGGCGAGACGGTCAGCTTTGCGGTGACCGACGGCGCGGCCAAGGTGGCCGTCACCTATACCGGCGTGCTGCCGGATCTGTTCGCCGAAGGCCAGGGCGTTGTGGCCATGGGCGAGATGACGGGCGGCACATTCACCGCTTCTGAAATCCTGGCCAAGCACGACGAGACCTACATGCCCGCGGAAGTGATCGACGCCCTGAAGGAACAGGGCACGTACGTCGATCCGGCTGCAGCGGGCGGTTGA
- the argC gene encoding N-acetyl-gamma-glutamyl-phosphate reductase — MTYRVAILGASGYTGAELVRLLATHPDLRIVALSADRKAGQSMAEVFPFLRHLDLPRLVKIDEIDFSGVDLCFCALPHATTQAVIAGLPRDLKIVDLSADFRLRDPAEYEKWYGQPHAAVEVQKEAVYGLTEFYREEIRKGRLVAGTGCNAATGQYALRPLIAAGVINLDDIVIDLKAGVSGAGRSLKENLLHAELSGGTHSYSAGGKHRHLGEFDQEFSKIAGRPVRVQFTPHLLPMNRGILATVYVKGDPNAVHATLATAYADEPFLKVLPFGALPSTRDIAGSNFCHIGVIGDRIPGRAVVVAVLDNLTKGSSGQAIQNANLMLGIEETTGLMLAPVFP, encoded by the coding sequence ATGACCTACCGCGTCGCCATTCTGGGAGCCTCGGGCTATACGGGGGCGGAACTTGTCCGTCTGCTGGCCACGCATCCCGACCTGCGCATCGTGGCGCTTTCGGCCGACCGCAAGGCGGGGCAGTCGATGGCCGAGGTCTTTCCCTTCCTGCGCCACCTGGACCTGCCGCGTCTGGTGAAGATCGACGAGATCGACTTTTCGGGCGTGGACCTGTGCTTCTGCGCGCTGCCCCATGCGACCACCCAGGCGGTGATCGCCGGTCTGCCGCGCGATCTGAAGATTGTAGACCTGTCGGCGGACTTCCGGCTGCGTGATCCGGCGGAATACGAAAAGTGGTACGGCCAGCCCCATGCCGCGGTGGAGGTGCAGAAGGAGGCCGTCTATGGCCTGACAGAGTTCTACCGCGAGGAAATCCGCAAGGGTCGGCTGGTCGCGGGGACGGGCTGCAACGCGGCAACCGGTCAATATGCCCTGCGGCCGCTGATTGCGGCGGGGGTGATCAACCTGGACGACATCGTGATCGACCTGAAGGCGGGGGTTTCCGGCGCGGGGCGGTCGTTGAAGGAAAACCTGCTTCATGCCGAGCTTTCGGGCGGCACGCACAGCTATTCGGCGGGCGGCAAGCACCGGCACCTGGGCGAGTTCGATCAGGAGTTCTCGAAGATTGCGGGGCGTCCGGTGCGGGTGCAGTTCACGCCGCATCTTCTGCCGATGAACCGGGGTATTCTGGCGACGGTCTATGTGAAGGGCGATCCGAACGCGGTTCATGCCACTCTGGCCACGGCCTATGCCGATGAGCCGTTCCTGAAAGTGCTTCCTTTCGGCGCACTCCCCTCGACAAGGGATATCGCGGGCTCCAACTTCTGCCATATCGGCGTGATCGGCGACCGCATTCCCGGGCGGGCCGTCGTGGTAGCCGTGCTGGACAACCTGACGAAGGGGTCGTCGGGCCAGGCGATCCAGAACGCCAACCTGATGCTGGGGATCGAGGAAACCACGGGGCTGATGCTGGCGCCCGTCTTCCCGTGA
- a CDS encoding HD domain-containing protein, whose translation MTDPRFAPHSALAARLTPHAASPGDGSHDLSHILRVWANVRQLMAEEGGDEEILLAATLLHDCVAVEKTSPLRSQASRLAAERAGELLASLGWPAPRVAAVAHAIAAHSFSAGIAPETLEARILQDADRLDAIGLIGVARCFYVAGRTGAALYDPADPQATNRPLDDRRFALDHFETKLLTLAKGFQTVTGRRLAQLRHESLLAFRDGLLAEIAG comes from the coding sequence ATGACCGATCCCCGATTTGCCCCGCACAGCGCCCTTGCCGCCCGGCTTACGCCACACGCCGCCAGCCCCGGTGACGGCTCGCACGACCTCAGCCACATTCTGCGGGTCTGGGCCAACGTGCGGCAGCTGATGGCCGAAGAGGGAGGCGATGAGGAAATCCTGCTGGCCGCTACGCTGCTGCACGATTGCGTGGCGGTCGAAAAGACCTCTCCACTGCGGTCGCAGGCCTCACGCCTTGCGGCGGAACGGGCGGGCGAACTCCTCGCCAGCCTCGGCTGGCCCGCACCGCGTGTCGCTGCCGTGGCCCATGCCATTGCCGCACACAGCTTTTCCGCCGGCATCGCGCCGGAAACACTGGAAGCCCGCATCCTGCAGGACGCCGACCGTCTGGATGCCATCGGCCTGATCGGCGTGGCGCGCTGCTTCTACGTCGCCGGGCGCACTGGCGCGGCCCTCTACGACCCCGCGGATCCGCAGGCCACGAACCGCCCGCTGGACGACCGCCGCTTTGCTCTGGACCATTTCGAGACCAAGCTTCTCACGCTCGCCAAAGGCTTCCAGACCGTGACGGGGCGCCGCCTCGCGCAGCTCCGCCACGAAAGCCTTCTTGCGTTCCGCGACGGACTCCTGGCCGAAATCGCCGGCTGA
- a CDS encoding sulfite exporter TauE/SafE family protein encodes MELWIILMLFGAGFLGGLANAIAGGATLITFPAMLASGLPPVIANASNALAVLPGALMAAWADRGKLPGWSRGFAMLLVSALLGGAFGGVLLMLTSDSVFSLLVPALIGFATLVFAFGKRIQGMVRGLADGSETLRIGLIFPAAAYGGYFGAGLGVMLMAVLAITGHEELRQANAIKNVASTVANLTAVVVFVVMGLIAWPQTLVMLVGAACGGFSGGKLIAVLPAQAVRSTIIVIGCAMTLIYAWRAWF; translated from the coding sequence TTGGAACTCTGGATCATTCTCATGCTGTTCGGCGCGGGATTCCTCGGCGGTCTGGCCAATGCCATCGCCGGCGGCGCCACGCTGATCACCTTTCCGGCCATGCTGGCCTCGGGCCTGCCTCCCGTCATCGCCAATGCCTCGAACGCGCTCGCCGTGCTGCCCGGCGCCCTGATGGCCGCCTGGGCCGACCGTGGGAAACTTCCGGGCTGGAGCCGCGGCTTCGCAATGCTGCTCGTCTCGGCTCTGTTGGGCGGCGCCTTCGGCGGCGTCCTTCTGATGCTGACCTCGGACAGTGTCTTCTCATTGCTGGTGCCCGCGCTGATCGGCTTCGCCACGCTGGTCTTCGCCTTCGGCAAGCGCATCCAGGGCATGGTGCGCGGGCTTGCCGACGGGTCCGAGACCCTGCGCATCGGTCTGATCTTCCCGGCCGCCGCCTACGGCGGCTACTTCGGGGCCGGGCTTGGCGTGATGCTGATGGCCGTGCTGGCCATCACCGGGCACGAGGAACTGCGCCAGGCCAATGCCATCAAGAACGTCGCCTCCACGGTCGCCAACCTGACAGCGGTCGTGGTCTTCGTGGTGATGGGCCTGATCGCCTGGCCGCAGACCCTGGTGATGCTGGTCGGCGCGGCTTGTGGCGGGTTTTCCGGCGGCAAGCTGATCGCCGTGCTTCCCGCCCAGGCCGTGCGCAGCACGATCATCGTGATCGGCTGTGCCATGACCCTGATCTACGCCTGGCGTGCCTGGTTCTGA
- the efp gene encoding elongation factor P, producing MKVIASSLRKGNVVDMDGRLYVVLSATNFHPGKGTPTTSVDMRRISDGVKVSERWKTTDQVEKATVDEREYDFLYEDGEGFHFMEPESYDQVVVTEDIMGANKVYLQEGMRCYLKTFDGAPIAIEVPQKITVEITETEPVVKGQTASSSYKPAMTSNGLRVMVPPHIGPGTRIVINTDDDSYVERAKD from the coding sequence GTGAAAGTCATCGCCTCTTCCCTCCGCAAGGGCAATGTCGTCGATATGGACGGCCGGCTCTACGTCGTTCTCTCTGCCACCAACTTCCACCCCGGCAAGGGCACGCCGACCACCTCGGTCGACATGCGCCGCATCTCGGACGGGGTGAAGGTGTCGGAACGCTGGAAGACCACCGACCAGGTGGAAAAGGCCACAGTGGACGAGCGGGAGTATGACTTCCTCTACGAGGACGGCGAGGGGTTCCACTTCATGGAACCGGAAAGCTATGACCAGGTCGTGGTGACCGAGGACATCATGGGCGCCAACAAGGTCTATCTGCAGGAAGGCATGCGCTGCTACCTCAAGACCTTTGACGGTGCGCCGATCGCCATCGAAGTGCCGCAGAAGATCACCGTCGAGATCACCGAGACCGAGCCGGTGGTGAAAGGCCAGACGGCCTCGTCGTCCTACAAGCCGGCTATGACCTCGAACGGTCTGCGCGTGATGGTGCCGCCGCATATCGGGCCGGGCACCCGCATCGTCATCAACACCGACGACGACAGCTACGTCGAGCGCGCCAAGGACTGA
- the epmA gene encoding EF-P lysine aminoacylase EpmA, with the protein MDQWWRPEVHEGRRAGLMARNRIRQAIGGWLAARDFVEVDPAALQVSPGNEAHLHGFATTAIGNDGAGRGMYLHTSPEFAMKKLLAAGEQRIAAFTHVWRNRERGALHSPEFTMLEWYRVGEDYTVLMEDVAAFARLAAEASGAGVLRFRDRSCDPALPFERVSVAEAFADHAGIDLLATIRADGTTDAPALRAAMEAAGMKAAPDDTWSDMLSRVLVERVEPHLGHGRLTVLDRYPAAEAALARRCPDDPRVAERFEVYACGVELANGFGELTDPAEQRRRFEAEMDEKARVYGERYPLDEEFLAALALMPAASGIAMGFDRLVMLATGAPSIDHILWTPVAG; encoded by the coding sequence ATGGATCAGTGGTGGCGACCCGAAGTGCATGAGGGGCGGCGGGCCGGGCTTATGGCCCGCAACCGCATCCGGCAGGCCATAGGCGGCTGGCTCGCCGCGCGCGACTTCGTCGAGGTGGACCCGGCGGCGCTGCAGGTCAGCCCGGGGAACGAGGCGCACCTCCACGGCTTTGCCACCACAGCCATCGGGAACGACGGGGCCGGGCGGGGGATGTACCTCCACACCTCGCCCGAGTTCGCCATGAAGAAGCTGCTGGCGGCGGGAGAGCAAAGGATCGCGGCCTTCACCCATGTCTGGCGGAACCGCGAGCGGGGGGCGCTGCACAGCCCCGAGTTCACGATGCTGGAATGGTACCGGGTGGGGGAGGATTACACGGTCCTGATGGAGGACGTCGCGGCCTTCGCGCGGCTGGCGGCCGAAGCCTCGGGCGCAGGGGTGCTGCGGTTCCGTGACCGGAGCTGCGACCCGGCGCTGCCCTTCGAGCGGGTGTCGGTGGCCGAGGCCTTCGCGGACCATGCCGGCATCGACCTGCTGGCCACGATCCGGGCCGACGGGACGACCGACGCCCCTGCCCTGCGGGCGGCGATGGAGGCGGCGGGGATGAAGGCCGCGCCGGACGATACCTGGTCCGACATGCTGTCCCGTGTGCTGGTCGAGAGGGTTGAGCCGCATCTGGGGCACGGGCGGCTGACCGTGCTGGACCGCTATCCGGCGGCGGAGGCAGCGCTGGCGCGGCGGTGCCCGGACGACCCGCGGGTGGCGGAAAGGTTCGAGGTCTATGCTTGCGGGGTGGAGCTGGCCAACGGGTTCGGCGAGCTGACCGACCCGGCTGAGCAGCGCCGCCGGTTCGAGGCCGAGATGGACGAGAAGGCCCGGGTCTATGGGGAGCGGTATCCCCTGGACGAGGAGTTCCTGGCCGCCCTTGCCCTGATGCCCGCGGCCTCGGGGATTGCCATGGGGTTCGACCGGCTGGTGATGCTGGCCACCGGGGCGCCCAGCATCGACCATATCCTGTGGACCCCGGTGGCCGGCTAG
- a CDS encoding DUF1684 domain-containing protein, translating to MAVAVVAASPLAAPPSPRHSAPMESLAQFRADRLAALTAPDGWLNLIDRIETGAGTWTVGRAEGNDLRLSAGPAHLGRLTVTPDNKAVLTDLAGQDHPFQPRPEAPAGLEVADLLLELHVVEGRPALRVRQTDHPARLAFPGLHHFPDNPDWVIRAVWEGLEQPQALGIAMKGGAADTVTISHRARFAHEGQQVVLTPTHWKGGKPMFVIRDATAGKDTYGAARFLLGEDAGDGAITLDFNRATNPPCAFTDLAICPLPPPGNVLTFRIEAGERWP from the coding sequence GTGGCTGTGGCGGTTGTGGCGGCTAGCCCCCTTGCCGCGCCGCCATCGCCGCGTCACTCTGCCCCCATGGAAAGCCTAGCCCAGTTCCGCGCCGACCGCCTCGCCGCCCTCACCGCCCCGGACGGCTGGCTCAACCTCATCGACCGTATCGAGACCGGCGCCGGCACCTGGACCGTTGGCCGGGCCGAAGGCAACGATCTGCGGCTCTCGGCCGGCCCCGCCCATCTGGGCCGCCTGACCGTCACACCGGACAACAAGGCCGTCCTCACCGATCTTGCCGGACAGGACCACCCGTTCCAGCCCCGGCCCGAGGCGCCGGCGGGGCTCGAGGTCGCCGACCTCCTTCTGGAGCTTCACGTTGTCGAAGGCCGCCCCGCGCTGCGCGTACGCCAGACCGACCACCCGGCCCGGCTTGCCTTTCCCGGCTTGCACCACTTTCCCGACAATCCCGACTGGGTCATCCGCGCAGTTTGGGAGGGGCTGGAGCAACCTCAGGCCCTTGGCATCGCCATGAAGGGCGGCGCCGCCGATACCGTCACCATCTCGCACCGCGCCCGCTTTGCCCATGAGGGGCAGCAGGTCGTGCTGACGCCCACCCACTGGAAGGGCGGCAAGCCGATGTTCGTAATCCGCGATGCCACGGCGGGCAAGGACACCTACGGCGCCGCCCGCTTCCTTCTGGGCGAGGATGCGGGCGACGGGGCGATCACGCTGGATTTCAACCGCGCCACCAACCCGCCCTGCGCCTTCACCGACCTCGCCATCTGCCCGCTGCCACCTCCCGGCAACGTGCTGACCTTCCGCATCGAGGCCGGCGAACGCTGGCCGTGA
- a CDS encoding glycine-rich domain-containing protein translates to MSELALPVPDALALPDSAPVARDPRLPQSQVLYDRISALDLDQSDRALGFAARLARENLWSEIQARAVIEEYKRFLYLMATSTDLLTPSEAVDAAWHLHLSYSRSYWDDLCTGILGGLPLHHDPTEGGEAAEERFRAAYARTLIRYRQVFGSQPPADIWPDVETRFAEAGTQRMVSTHTHWVVRRPVRLLRALAAAVTLAIPIAALAIAWAVHADALPTVIFVGVVSTVFLGVPLGHFALTGKWEWWKSTNDAGGCGGCGGCGG, encoded by the coding sequence ATGTCCGAGCTTGCCCTGCCCGTGCCTGACGCCCTTGCCCTGCCAGACTCGGCGCCTGTCGCGCGGGACCCGCGCCTGCCGCAGTCCCAGGTCTTGTACGACCGGATTTCGGCTCTGGACTTGGACCAGTCGGACCGCGCGCTTGGCTTTGCGGCCCGGCTGGCGCGCGAGAATCTGTGGAGCGAAATCCAGGCCCGCGCCGTGATCGAGGAATACAAGCGCTTCCTCTACCTGATGGCGACGTCCACGGATCTCCTCACCCCGTCCGAGGCGGTAGATGCGGCCTGGCACCTGCACCTGAGCTATTCTCGGTCCTATTGGGATGACCTGTGCACGGGCATCCTGGGCGGGCTGCCGCTACACCACGATCCGACCGAAGGTGGCGAGGCAGCGGAGGAGCGCTTTCGCGCGGCCTATGCCAGAACCCTGATACGCTATCGTCAGGTGTTCGGGTCACAGCCGCCGGCCGATATCTGGCCCGATGTCGAGACGCGCTTCGCCGAAGCCGGGACTCAGCGCATGGTCAGTACGCACACGCATTGGGTGGTGCGGCGGCCGGTCCGTCTGCTGCGTGCGCTGGCGGCCGCGGTAACGTTGGCCATTCCGATAGCGGCACTAGCCATCGCGTGGGCTGTCCACGCCGATGCTCTGCCGACGGTCATTTTCGTCGGGGTTGTCAGTACGGTCTTTCTGGGGGTTCCGCTTGGGCATTTTGCCCTGACCGGCAAGTGGGAATGGTGGAAATCCACCAACGATGCGGGCGGCTGCGGTGGCTGTGGCGGTTGTGGCGGCTAG
- a CDS encoding sigma-54-dependent transcriptional regulator, whose product MTRAMKVAIVDDEADMRASISQWLALSGFDTETYASAEDALKGIGPDWPGVVVSDIKMPGMDGMAFLKRLMSLDSGLPVILITGHGDVPMAVEAMRVGAFDFLEKPFNPDRMTELAKRATQTRRLTLDNRALRKELADGSVMMKKLIGGSPAMDRLREDILDLGQADSHVLIDGETGTGKTLVAHALHAVGPRASKKFVSISCAAWSEDQLVQRLFGPAEDGSIPLVEEARGGTLCLEDIEDLPNALQARLLAFINDQGTPPETRVIAICNGHTPDKTLAETLRPDLFYRLGAMTIVCPPLRTRGEDILTLFTRLSEQFAEEYGCDAPQVTAQEAAQLLQAPWPGNVRQLVNIAERAVLQNRRGSGSIASLLMADNEAAGPTLTTEGKPLKDYVEAFERMLIDNTMRRHKGSIVAVMEELCLPRRTLNEKMAKYGLTRGDYV is encoded by the coding sequence ATGACCCGGGCAATGAAAGTGGCCATCGTCGATGACGAGGCCGACATGAGGGCATCCATCAGCCAGTGGCTGGCGCTCTCGGGATTCGACACCGAAACCTATGCCAGCGCGGAAGACGCGCTGAAGGGCATCGGCCCCGACTGGCCCGGCGTCGTGGTCAGCGACATCAAGATGCCCGGCATGGATGGCATGGCCTTCCTGAAACGGTTGATGAGCCTCGATTCCGGCCTGCCGGTCATCCTCATCACCGGCCACGGCGACGTGCCCATGGCGGTCGAAGCCATGCGCGTCGGCGCCTTCGACTTCCTGGAAAAGCCGTTCAACCCCGACCGCATGACCGAACTGGCCAAGCGCGCCACCCAGACGCGCCGCCTCACGCTGGACAACCGGGCACTGCGCAAGGAACTGGCCGACGGCTCGGTGATGATGAAGAAGCTCATCGGCGGCTCCCCGGCGATGGACCGCCTGCGCGAGGACATCCTCGATCTCGGCCAGGCCGACAGCCATGTGCTGATCGACGGCGAAACCGGCACGGGCAAGACGCTGGTGGCCCATGCGCTCCATGCCGTCGGCCCCCGCGCGTCCAAGAAATTCGTCTCGATCTCCTGCGCCGCCTGGTCCGAAGACCAGCTGGTGCAGCGCCTGTTCGGCCCCGCCGAAGATGGCTCGATCCCGCTTGTCGAGGAAGCCCGCGGCGGCACGCTCTGCCTTGAAGACATCGAAGACCTGCCGAACGCGCTTCAGGCCCGGCTCCTGGCCTTCATCAACGACCAGGGCACCCCGCCCGAAACCCGAGTGATCGCCATCTGCAACGGCCATACCCCCGACAAGACCCTGGCCGAAACGCTGCGCCCCGACCTCTTCTACCGGCTTGGCGCCATGACGATCGTCTGCCCGCCGCTGCGCACCCGCGGCGAGGACATCCTCACCCTCTTCACCCGGCTTTCCGAACAATTCGCCGAGGAATATGGCTGCGACGCCCCGCAGGTCACGGCGCAAGAGGCCGCCCAGCTTCTTCAGGCGCCCTGGCCCGGCAACGTGCGCCAGCTCGTGAACATCGCCGAACGCGCGGTCCTGCAAAACCGCCGCGGCTCGGGCTCCATCGCCTCGCTCCTGATGGCCGACAACGAGGCCGCGGGCCCGACGCTGACCACGGAAGGAAAGCCGCTGAAGGATTACGTCGAAGCCTTCGAACGGATGCTGATCGACAACACGATGCGCCGCCACAAGGGCAGCATCGTCGCGGTGATGGAGGAACTCTGCCTTCCCCGTCGCACCCTGAACGAGAAGATGGCCAAGTATGGCCTGACCCGCGGCGACTACGTCTGA